Proteins encoded in a region of the Osmerus mordax isolate fOsmMor3 chromosome 17, fOsmMor3.pri, whole genome shotgun sequence genome:
- the kmt2e gene encoding inactive histone-lysine N-methyltransferase 2E isoform X1 — protein sequence MSIVIPVGVDTADTSYLDMAAGSDRPESVEASPVVVEKSSYPHQIYSSSSHHSHSYIGLPYADHNYGARPPPTPPASPPPSMLIRPGEGLFVPGGQDEASRGTTLSTSEDGSYGTDITRCICGFTHDDGYMICCDKCSVWQHIDCMAIDRLHIPETYLCERCQPRNLDRERAILLQTRKRENMSGLCVCADGDTSATESGDEVPLELYSAFQHTPNTITLTTGRLASKQADKKRKRSGDKEPAAAAARAKKAFREGSRKSSRVKGSAPDLEPSEHPSLWENKIKSWMERYEEASSNQYSEDVQILLRVKEAGDGKTLAYNTNPATFKPPVESQVQKNKKILKAVRDLAPDALIIEYRGKFMLRQQFEANGYFFKRPYPFVLFYSKFDGLEMCVDARSFGNEARFIRRSCTPNSEVRHVIEDGMLHLYIYSLRPITKGSEITIGFDYDYGSCKYKVDCACLKGNQECPVLKHNLEPTENLGAGTRRRGRKDKEPPRGEDGGQNQNLGLDCEGKGRGLMDGKQRKLSPLRLSISNNQDPEFIEDLEDKTSVSNEVEMESEEQIAERRKKMASPAEEAHLPGGGTSSWMGSRNKETREERKMEAILQAFARMEKREKRREQALERIGTKSDVLGRSDIKEEPPVTPEAESPAPMQPLLEVKEEPGLKPAKVKGSRQRKSFTRNRTHIGQQRRRARTISTCSDLPPGSPGEGLEPLANEGAPEGEAPCAPEPETLLSHPPDASPPHSCSPAPDRTRPGQKNFKAKKASSLSAQQHFVSEWAGDKPERSVRTPEPVPERPLRISSDPEVLATQLNALPGMACSPHVYSTPKHYVRFSSPFLVSRSPTTPGVPTGRRRSRELPETPPTSGSCKKRWLKQALEEEGSTSPASISSRPALLLPPDGPLSPPINGDSDSPLPYNGCSLPELPTPLKKRRLCPLDACMSESSTPYGSPCATPTRADLSETPGTPLLLATPPRPRVEEPSAEALPSTPTHTFSAPQESESSLDSSPEGSCRPSTHEVERPPSLLSSPCARAPSSDTPPQDAKVPAAPPSPEAPAVEVQDCGEEEAADPGPGAEANSEASSSADPASSSYPPWMKSPERGPAPGPGGLSFSPINSNLRDLTPSHTLEPILPFRPEAGAAAAAGAGVGAGAVVVVAAPFSEAAQLFYPCSEEGGGLGFTRSLSGDSTGEGGGSAHNPPQKKKVSLLEYRKRQREARRSGSKTDCGSPVSMVTPLTVDVFPVAVEAAHEPPTPAPNTPNTPQACEDPDPPAPPPAPGDREKEEGGGGGEGQWTSSTSVEQARERGYHRALLLSDHRKDEGGEAEGGEAPVASGDSPSPSPQKTPTHTPCSPGPSAPPQPASRTAKEEESDSQPQTPTPNLAKPAGSKPTAPLTPTKLHAAPLPSSPSPYPNPSVLHSPKAQASPFRGQRAFLSSQPQTQPQPGPASFSQYSPQSAPPPPPPPPPAPQASTPYFPGQATPTTGPFPGFKPAVTSPFPPGSQPLLQTHPHALHYQTSGAPPPPPPPPPHPQPGPSLLHVNLQPPPIQQHQLLLSAAPQVPPPPPPPPQAQTPQPQQQQQPSGSTLLALAQGPPPPPPPPPPHAPSTSASLQAPLHFQNLGGFQPSLLHPGASTNPSVPSATYPPPHQQTGLPPPPPPPPQQTQPGQAQAQPSATQMPSGTRGASASSAPFHSTGYLGTGWH from the exons ATGAGCATAGTCATCCCAGTAGGGGTGGACACAGCAGACACCTCGTACCTGGACATGGCTGCAGGCTCAGA CAGACCTGAATCGGTGGAGGCCAGTCCTGTGGTGGTGGAGAAATCCAGCTACCCGCACCAGATCTACAGCAGTAGCTCTCACCACTCCCACAGTTACATAGGCCTGCCTTACGCC gACCACAACTATGGGGCTCGccccccacccactcccccggcctccccgcccccctccatgCTGATCCGGCCGGGCGAGGGGCTGTTTGTTCCGGGGGGCCAGGACGAGGCGTCCAGGGGCACCACGCTCAGCACCTCGGAGGACGGCAGCTACGGGACCGACATCACCCGCTGTATCTGCGGCTTCACCCACGACGACGGCTACATGATCTGCTGCGACAAATGCAG tgtgtggcaGCACATAGACTGCATGGCCATCGACAGGCTCCACATTCCTGAGACCTACCTGTGCGAGCGCTGCCAGCCACGCaacctggacagagagagggccatCCTGCTGCagaccaggaagagagagaacatgtctg gtctgtgtgtttgtgcagacgGGGACACCAGCGCCACCGAGAGCGGGGACGAGGTTCCCCTGGAGCTCTACTCGGCCTTCCAGCACacccccaacaccatcaccctgACCACCGGGCGCCTGGCCAGCAAGCAGGCCGACAAGAAACGCAAGAGGAGCGGAGACAAGGAGCCCGCCGCCGCCGCGGCCCGAGCTAAGAAG GCATTCCGTGAGGGCTCTCGGAAATCCTCCAGAGTAAAG ggctCGGCCCCGGACCTGGAGCCGTCGGAGCACCCGTCCCTGTGGGAGAACAAGATCAAGTCCTGGATGGAGCGCTACGAGGAGGCCAGCAGCAACCAGTACAGCGAGGACGTCCAGATCCTGCTGCGGGTCAAAGAGGCCGGAGACGGCAAGACTCTGGCCTACAACACCAACCCTGCCACCTTCAAACCACCtgtagag agtCAGGTGCAGAAGAATAAGAAGATTCTGAAGGCAGTGAGGGACCTGGCTCCTGACGCCCTCATCATTGAGTACAGGGGCAAGTTCATGCTGAGGCAGCAGTTTGAGGCGAACGGCTACTTCTTCAAGAG GCCCTACCCCTTTGTGTTGTTCTACTCCAAGTTTGACGGGCTGGAGATGTGCGTGGACGCCCGCAGCTTCGGCAACGAGGCCCGCTTCATCCGCCGCTCCTGCACCCCCAACTCTGAG gtGCGCCACGTCATAGAGGATGGCATGCTGCATTTGTATATCTACTCCCTGAGGCCCATCACCAAGGGCAGTGAGATTACCATAGGCTTTGACTACGACTATGGCAGCTG TAAATACAAGGTGGACTGTGCCTGTCTGAAGGGGAACCAAGAGTGTCCTGTGCTCAAGCACAACCTGGAGCCCACGGAGAACCTGGGGGCGGGCACCCGCCGCCGGGGCCGCAAGGACAAGGAGCCCCCccggggggaggacgggggccagaACCAGAACCTGGGCCTCGACTGTGAGGGGAAGGGCCGAGGCCTGATGGACGGCAAGCAGAGGAAACTGTCTCCCCTCCGCCTCTCCATCTCAAACAACcag gATCCTGAGTTTATTGAGGATCTAGAAGACAAAACCTCCGTTAGCAATGAAGTAGAGATGGAGTCAGAGGAGCAGattgcagagaggaggaagaagatg gccagcccagcagAGGAGGCCCATCTGCCCGGCGGAGGGACCTCCAGCTGGATGGGCTCCAGAAACAAGGAG acccgggaggagaggaagatggaggccaTCCTGCAGGCGTTCGCTCgcatggagaagagagagaagcgcAGGGAGCAGGCCCTGGAGAGGATCGGCACCAAGTCGGACGTGTTGGGCCGCAGCGACATCAAGGAGGAGCCCCCCGTCACCCCGGAGGCCGAGTCTCCTGCACCCATGCag cccctgctggaggtgaaggaggagccgGGCCTGAAGCCCGCCAAGGTCAAAGGTTCCCGCCAGAGGAAGAGCTTCACCAGGAACCGCACGCACATCGGCCAGCAGCGGCGGCGAGCGCGCACCATCAGCACCTGCTCCGACCTGCCGCCCGGCTCCCCAGGGGAGGGCCTGGAGCCGCTGGCCAACGAGGGGGCCCCCGAGGGCGAGGCCCCTTGCGCCCCCGAGCCGGAGACCCTGCTGTCGCACCCTCCCGACGCCAGCCCCCCACACAGCTGCTCTCCCGCCCCGGACAGAACCCGCCCCGGGCAGAAGAACTTCAAAGCTAAAAAG GCTTCCTCTCTGTCCGCACAGCAGCACTTTGTGAGCGAGTGGGCGGGGGACAAGCCGGAGCGCTCCGTGCGGACCCCGGAGCCCGTCCCCGAGCGGCCCCTGAGGATCAGCAGCGACCCCGAGGTGCTGGCCACCCAGCTCAACGCCCTGCCGGGCATGGCCTGCAGCCCGCACGTCTACAGCACGCCCAAACACTACGTCCGCTTCTCCTCGCCCTTCCTCGTCAGCCGCAGCCCCACCACGCCGGGCGTGCCCACCGGGCGCCGGCGCTCTCGGGAGCTGCCCGAGACGCCCCCCACCTCCGGCTCATGCAAGAAG cgcTGGTTAAAGCAGGCTCTGGAAGAGGAGGGCTCCACCAGCCCGGCCAGCATAAGCAgccgccccgccctcctcctgccccccgacgggcccctcagcccccccatcAACGGAGACTCTGACAGCCCCCTCCCCTACAACGGCTGCTCTCTACCAG agttgCCCACCCCCCTGAAGAAGCGTCGCCTTTGTCCTCTGGACGCCTGCATGTCAGAGAGCTCCACCCCCTACGGCTCTCCCTGTGCCACGCCCACCCGGGCTGACCTATCGGAGACGCCGGGCACGCCCCTCCTGCTGGccaccccgccccgcccccgcgTGGAGGAGCCCAGCGCGGAGGCCCTACCcagcaccccaacacacacatttagcgcCCCACAGGAG AGTGAGTCTTCGCTGGACAGCTCCCCAGAGGGCAGTTGCAGACCCAGCACCCACGAG gtggAGCGCCCCCCCtcgctgctctcctctccctgcgccAGGGCTCCCAGTTCAGACACCCCTCCCCAGGACGCCAAGGTGCCCGCGGCCCCCCCGAGCCCCGAGGCCCCCGCCGTGGAGGTCCAGGactgcggggaggaggaggccgctGACCCCGGGCCGGGGGCCGAGGCTAACAGCGAGGCCTCGTCCTCCGCcgacccagcctcctcctcgtATCCTCCCTGGATGAAGAGCCCCGAGAGAGGCCCTGCGCCCGGCCCGGGGGGGCTGTCCTTCTCCCCCATCAACTCCAACCTGAGGGACCtgaccccctcccacaccctggAGCCCATTCTGCCCTTCAGGCCCGAGGCTGGGGCCGCGGCCGCAGCTGGGGCCGGTGTCGGGGCCGGGGCCGTGGTTGTGGTGGCCGCTCCCTTCAGCGAGGCCGCCCAGCTGTTCTACCCCTGctcagaggagggtggaggcctgGGCTTCACGCGCTCGCTGAGTGGAGACAGCACAGGCGAGGGAGGCGGGTCGGCGCACAACCCCCCCCAGAAGAAGAAG GTGTCTCTGCTGGAGTACAGGAAGCGCCAGAGGGAGGCGCGTCGCAGCGGCTCCAAGACTGACTGCGGCTCCCCGGTCTCCATGGTGACGCCCCTCACCGTGGACGTGTTCCCCGTCGCCGTGGAGGCCGCCCACGAGCCCCCGACCCCGGCGCCCAACACGCCCAACACCCCCCAGGCCTGCGAGGACCCAGaccccccggccccgccccccgccccgggggacagggagaaggaggagggtggtggtggaggagaaggacagtG GACGTCGTCCACCTCGGTGGAGCAGGCCAGGGAGCGAGGCTACCACCGCGCCCTGCTGCTCAGCGACCACCGCAAGGACGAGGGGGGGGAGGCCGAGGGGGGAGAGGCCCCGGTGGCGTCGGGTGACTCTCCGTCGCCCAGTCCTCAGAAGACCCCAACACACAcg CCGTGTTCCCCAGGCCCCAGCGCCCCCCCACAGCCTGCCAGCCGGACagccaaggaggaggagagcgacagCCAGCCTCAGACCCCCACCCCGAACCTTGCCAAGCCTGCAGGCTCTAAACCCACAGCCCCCCTGACGCCCACCAAGCTGCATGCTGCCcctctcccgtcctcccccagcccctaccccaacccctctgtcctccactctcctaAGGCCCAGGCCTCGCCCTTCCGCGGCCAGAgggccttcctctcctcccagcctcagacccagccccagcctggcccagcCTCATTCTCCCAGTACAGCCCCCAGAGTGCCCCGCCAccaccgccccctcctcccccagcacctcaAGCCTCTACGCCCTACTTCCCTGGCCAGGCCACCCCCACCACCGGGCCCTTTCCAGGGTTCAAGCCAGCTGTTacgtcccccttcccccccggctcccagcctctcctccagactcaCCCCCATGCCCTGCACTACCAGACCTCTGgtgccccacctccccctccgcccccacctcctcacccccagcccgGCCCCTCTCTGCTGCACGTTAACCTGCAGCCCCCTCCCATCCAGCAGCACCAGCTCCTGCTGAGCGCTGCCCCCCaggtccctccccctccgccccctcccccccaggcccagaccccccagcctcagcagcagcagcagcctagTGGCAGCAccctcctggccctggcccaggggcctccacccccgccgccccctcccccgcctcacGCCCCCTCCACCAGCGCCTCTCTACAGGCCCCGCTCCACTTTCAGAACCTCGGGGGCTTCCAGCCCTCCTTGCTGCACCCCGGCGCCTCCACCAACCCCTCCGTGCCCTCCGCCACCTACCCCCCGCCCCACCAGCAGACGggactgcccccccctccccctcctcctccccagcagaCTCAGCCgggccaggcccaggcccagccctcGGCCACCCAGATGCCTAGTGGGACTCGTGGGGCCTctgcctcctccgcccccttccACAGCACTGGGTACTTGGGTACAGGGTGGCACTGA
- the kmt2e gene encoding inactive histone-lysine N-methyltransferase 2E isoform X8 has product MLIRPGEGLFVPGGQDEASRGTTLSTSEDGSYGTDITRCICGFTHDDGYMICCDKCSVWQHIDCMAIDRLHIPETYLCERCQPRNLDRERAILLQTRKRENMSGLCVCADGDTSATESGDEVPLELYSAFQHTPNTITLTTGRLASKQADKKRKRSGDKEPAAAAARAKKAFREGSRKSSRVKGSAPDLEPSEHPSLWENKIKSWMERYEEASSNQYSEDVQILLRVKEAGDGKTLAYNTNPATFKPPVESQVQKNKKILKAVRDLAPDALIIEYRGKFMLRQQFEANGYFFKRPYPFVLFYSKFDGLEMCVDARSFGNEARFIRRSCTPNSEVRHVIEDGMLHLYIYSLRPITKGSEITIGFDYDYGSCKYKVDCACLKGNQECPVLKHNLEPTENLGAGTRRRGRKDKEPPRGEDGGQNQNLGLDCEGKGRGLMDGKQRKLSPLRLSISNNQDPEFIEDLEDKTSVSNEVEMESEEQIAERRKKMASPAEEAHLPGGGTSSWMGSRNKETREERKMEAILQAFARMEKREKRREQALERIGTKSDVLGRSDIKEEPPVTPEAESPAPMQPLLEVKEEPGLKPAKVKGSRQRKSFTRNRTHIGQQRRRARTISTCSDLPPGSPGEGLEPLANEGAPEGEAPCAPEPETLLSHPPDASPPHSCSPAPDRTRPGQKNFKAKKASSLSAQQHFVSEWAGDKPERSVRTPEPVPERPLRISSDPEVLATQLNALPGMACSPHVYSTPKHYVRFSSPFLVSRSPTTPGVPTGRRRSRELPETPPTSGSCKKRWLKQALEEEGSTSPASISSRPALLLPPDGPLSPPINGDSDSPLPYNGCSLPELPTPLKKRRLCPLDACMSESSTPYGSPCATPTRADLSETPGTPLLLATPPRPRVEEPSAEALPSTPTHTFSAPQESESSLDSSPEGSCRPSTHEVERPPSLLSSPCARAPSSDTPPQDAKVPAAPPSPEAPAVEVQDCGEEEAADPGPGAEANSEASSSADPASSSYPPWMKSPERGPAPGPGGLSFSPINSNLRDLTPSHTLEPILPFRPEAGAAAAAGAGVGAGAVVVVAAPFSEAAQLFYPCSEEGGGLGFTRSLSGDSTGEGGGSAHNPPQKKKVSLLEYRKRQREARRSGSKTDCGSPVSMVTPLTVDVFPVAVEAAHEPPTPAPNTPNTPQACEDPDPPAPPPAPGDREKEEGGGGGEGQWTSSTSVEQARERGYHRALLLSDHRKDEGGEAEGGEAPVASGDSPSPSPQKTPTHTPCSPGPSAPPQPASRTAKEEESDSQPQTPTPNLAKPAGSKPTAPLTPTKLHAAPLPSSPSPYPNPSVLHSPKAQASPFRGQRAFLSSQPQTQPQPGPASFSQYSPQSAPPPPPPPPPAPQASTPYFPGQATPTTGPFPGFKPAVTSPFPPGSQPLLQTHPHALHYQTSGAPPPPPPPPPHPQPGPSLLHVNLQPPPIQQHQLLLSAAPQVPPPPPPPPQAQTPQPQQQQQPSGSTLLALAQGPPPPPPPPPPHAPSTSASLQAPLHFQNLGGFQPSLLHPGASTNPSVPSATYPPPHQQTGLPPPPPPPPQQTQPGQAQAQPSATQMPSGTRGASASSAPFHSTGYLGTGWH; this is encoded by the exons atgCTGATCCGGCCGGGCGAGGGGCTGTTTGTTCCGGGGGGCCAGGACGAGGCGTCCAGGGGCACCACGCTCAGCACCTCGGAGGACGGCAGCTACGGGACCGACATCACCCGCTGTATCTGCGGCTTCACCCACGACGACGGCTACATGATCTGCTGCGACAAATGCAG tgtgtggcaGCACATAGACTGCATGGCCATCGACAGGCTCCACATTCCTGAGACCTACCTGTGCGAGCGCTGCCAGCCACGCaacctggacagagagagggccatCCTGCTGCagaccaggaagagagagaacatgtctg gtctgtgtgtttgtgcagacgGGGACACCAGCGCCACCGAGAGCGGGGACGAGGTTCCCCTGGAGCTCTACTCGGCCTTCCAGCACacccccaacaccatcaccctgACCACCGGGCGCCTGGCCAGCAAGCAGGCCGACAAGAAACGCAAGAGGAGCGGAGACAAGGAGCCCGCCGCCGCCGCGGCCCGAGCTAAGAAG GCATTCCGTGAGGGCTCTCGGAAATCCTCCAGAGTAAAG ggctCGGCCCCGGACCTGGAGCCGTCGGAGCACCCGTCCCTGTGGGAGAACAAGATCAAGTCCTGGATGGAGCGCTACGAGGAGGCCAGCAGCAACCAGTACAGCGAGGACGTCCAGATCCTGCTGCGGGTCAAAGAGGCCGGAGACGGCAAGACTCTGGCCTACAACACCAACCCTGCCACCTTCAAACCACCtgtagag agtCAGGTGCAGAAGAATAAGAAGATTCTGAAGGCAGTGAGGGACCTGGCTCCTGACGCCCTCATCATTGAGTACAGGGGCAAGTTCATGCTGAGGCAGCAGTTTGAGGCGAACGGCTACTTCTTCAAGAG GCCCTACCCCTTTGTGTTGTTCTACTCCAAGTTTGACGGGCTGGAGATGTGCGTGGACGCCCGCAGCTTCGGCAACGAGGCCCGCTTCATCCGCCGCTCCTGCACCCCCAACTCTGAG gtGCGCCACGTCATAGAGGATGGCATGCTGCATTTGTATATCTACTCCCTGAGGCCCATCACCAAGGGCAGTGAGATTACCATAGGCTTTGACTACGACTATGGCAGCTG TAAATACAAGGTGGACTGTGCCTGTCTGAAGGGGAACCAAGAGTGTCCTGTGCTCAAGCACAACCTGGAGCCCACGGAGAACCTGGGGGCGGGCACCCGCCGCCGGGGCCGCAAGGACAAGGAGCCCCCccggggggaggacgggggccagaACCAGAACCTGGGCCTCGACTGTGAGGGGAAGGGCCGAGGCCTGATGGACGGCAAGCAGAGGAAACTGTCTCCCCTCCGCCTCTCCATCTCAAACAACcag gATCCTGAGTTTATTGAGGATCTAGAAGACAAAACCTCCGTTAGCAATGAAGTAGAGATGGAGTCAGAGGAGCAGattgcagagaggaggaagaagatg gccagcccagcagAGGAGGCCCATCTGCCCGGCGGAGGGACCTCCAGCTGGATGGGCTCCAGAAACAAGGAG acccgggaggagaggaagatggaggccaTCCTGCAGGCGTTCGCTCgcatggagaagagagagaagcgcAGGGAGCAGGCCCTGGAGAGGATCGGCACCAAGTCGGACGTGTTGGGCCGCAGCGACATCAAGGAGGAGCCCCCCGTCACCCCGGAGGCCGAGTCTCCTGCACCCATGCag cccctgctggaggtgaaggaggagccgGGCCTGAAGCCCGCCAAGGTCAAAGGTTCCCGCCAGAGGAAGAGCTTCACCAGGAACCGCACGCACATCGGCCAGCAGCGGCGGCGAGCGCGCACCATCAGCACCTGCTCCGACCTGCCGCCCGGCTCCCCAGGGGAGGGCCTGGAGCCGCTGGCCAACGAGGGGGCCCCCGAGGGCGAGGCCCCTTGCGCCCCCGAGCCGGAGACCCTGCTGTCGCACCCTCCCGACGCCAGCCCCCCACACAGCTGCTCTCCCGCCCCGGACAGAACCCGCCCCGGGCAGAAGAACTTCAAAGCTAAAAAG GCTTCCTCTCTGTCCGCACAGCAGCACTTTGTGAGCGAGTGGGCGGGGGACAAGCCGGAGCGCTCCGTGCGGACCCCGGAGCCCGTCCCCGAGCGGCCCCTGAGGATCAGCAGCGACCCCGAGGTGCTGGCCACCCAGCTCAACGCCCTGCCGGGCATGGCCTGCAGCCCGCACGTCTACAGCACGCCCAAACACTACGTCCGCTTCTCCTCGCCCTTCCTCGTCAGCCGCAGCCCCACCACGCCGGGCGTGCCCACCGGGCGCCGGCGCTCTCGGGAGCTGCCCGAGACGCCCCCCACCTCCGGCTCATGCAAGAAG cgcTGGTTAAAGCAGGCTCTGGAAGAGGAGGGCTCCACCAGCCCGGCCAGCATAAGCAgccgccccgccctcctcctgccccccgacgggcccctcagcccccccatcAACGGAGACTCTGACAGCCCCCTCCCCTACAACGGCTGCTCTCTACCAG agttgCCCACCCCCCTGAAGAAGCGTCGCCTTTGTCCTCTGGACGCCTGCATGTCAGAGAGCTCCACCCCCTACGGCTCTCCCTGTGCCACGCCCACCCGGGCTGACCTATCGGAGACGCCGGGCACGCCCCTCCTGCTGGccaccccgccccgcccccgcgTGGAGGAGCCCAGCGCGGAGGCCCTACCcagcaccccaacacacacatttagcgcCCCACAGGAG AGTGAGTCTTCGCTGGACAGCTCCCCAGAGGGCAGTTGCAGACCCAGCACCCACGAG gtggAGCGCCCCCCCtcgctgctctcctctccctgcgccAGGGCTCCCAGTTCAGACACCCCTCCCCAGGACGCCAAGGTGCCCGCGGCCCCCCCGAGCCCCGAGGCCCCCGCCGTGGAGGTCCAGGactgcggggaggaggaggccgctGACCCCGGGCCGGGGGCCGAGGCTAACAGCGAGGCCTCGTCCTCCGCcgacccagcctcctcctcgtATCCTCCCTGGATGAAGAGCCCCGAGAGAGGCCCTGCGCCCGGCCCGGGGGGGCTGTCCTTCTCCCCCATCAACTCCAACCTGAGGGACCtgaccccctcccacaccctggAGCCCATTCTGCCCTTCAGGCCCGAGGCTGGGGCCGCGGCCGCAGCTGGGGCCGGTGTCGGGGCCGGGGCCGTGGTTGTGGTGGCCGCTCCCTTCAGCGAGGCCGCCCAGCTGTTCTACCCCTGctcagaggagggtggaggcctgGGCTTCACGCGCTCGCTGAGTGGAGACAGCACAGGCGAGGGAGGCGGGTCGGCGCACAACCCCCCCCAGAAGAAGAAG GTGTCTCTGCTGGAGTACAGGAAGCGCCAGAGGGAGGCGCGTCGCAGCGGCTCCAAGACTGACTGCGGCTCCCCGGTCTCCATGGTGACGCCCCTCACCGTGGACGTGTTCCCCGTCGCCGTGGAGGCCGCCCACGAGCCCCCGACCCCGGCGCCCAACACGCCCAACACCCCCCAGGCCTGCGAGGACCCAGaccccccggccccgccccccgccccgggggacagggagaaggaggagggtggtggtggaggagaaggacagtG GACGTCGTCCACCTCGGTGGAGCAGGCCAGGGAGCGAGGCTACCACCGCGCCCTGCTGCTCAGCGACCACCGCAAGGACGAGGGGGGGGAGGCCGAGGGGGGAGAGGCCCCGGTGGCGTCGGGTGACTCTCCGTCGCCCAGTCCTCAGAAGACCCCAACACACAcg CCGTGTTCCCCAGGCCCCAGCGCCCCCCCACAGCCTGCCAGCCGGACagccaaggaggaggagagcgacagCCAGCCTCAGACCCCCACCCCGAACCTTGCCAAGCCTGCAGGCTCTAAACCCACAGCCCCCCTGACGCCCACCAAGCTGCATGCTGCCcctctcccgtcctcccccagcccctaccccaacccctctgtcctccactctcctaAGGCCCAGGCCTCGCCCTTCCGCGGCCAGAgggccttcctctcctcccagcctcagacccagccccagcctggcccagcCTCATTCTCCCAGTACAGCCCCCAGAGTGCCCCGCCAccaccgccccctcctcccccagcacctcaAGCCTCTACGCCCTACTTCCCTGGCCAGGCCACCCCCACCACCGGGCCCTTTCCAGGGTTCAAGCCAGCTGTTacgtcccccttcccccccggctcccagcctctcctccagactcaCCCCCATGCCCTGCACTACCAGACCTCTGgtgccccacctccccctccgcccccacctcctcacccccagcccgGCCCCTCTCTGCTGCACGTTAACCTGCAGCCCCCTCCCATCCAGCAGCACCAGCTCCTGCTGAGCGCTGCCCCCCaggtccctccccctccgccccctcccccccaggcccagaccccccagcctcagcagcagcagcagcctagTGGCAGCAccctcctggccctggcccaggggcctccacccccgccgccccctcccccgcctcacGCCCCCTCCACCAGCGCCTCTCTACAGGCCCCGCTCCACTTTCAGAACCTCGGGGGCTTCCAGCCCTCCTTGCTGCACCCCGGCGCCTCCACCAACCCCTCCGTGCCCTCCGCCACCTACCCCCCGCCCCACCAGCAGACGggactgcccccccctccccctcctcctccccagcagaCTCAGCCgggccaggcccaggcccagccctcGGCCACCCAGATGCCTAGTGGGACTCGTGGGGCCTctgcctcctccgcccccttccACAGCACTGGGTACTTGGGTACAGGGTGGCACTGA